The genome window CAAAACAAATAGCTTTTCGAGATCTTTTTTGTGTTTCGCAAATAATGGAAGATATCACATCTGAAGTTTGTTTGAGATTAATGGCCCCAGCATCTGTTCTTGAAATGTCTTTTACAGAATGTCCGTTGTAAAGTGCCATAGCGGCTTCAATGATTGTTGGTGTCGGTGAGTAACGTCCCTCAATCCATCTTGTATATTCAATGGGTTTTTCTCTTATGGTATCATAAATCAAAGAAAGAATTTCGTTCAGATTTTGTACTGTACAGCATATTGGAGCAAAAAGTTTGTCATTTGCAGGGATGCTTAATCTTATCTCTGGCATCTTAGTAGCTAGAGTAGGCACGAGGATTGGCGCGATATAGGCATCATGGCTTGGTTCATGGAAATTTTTTAAATCAAGAGCATAATCCCATACTTGATCGATAGCTTGCTTGTGAAAATTTCTTTCGCCAACTTTAAATTCGATAACAAAAATAACAGAACCAATGAGAAGAATCGCATCAACCCTTCGCCCCATTCGAGGAATTGAATATTCTAAAAATATCCATCCATCAAAAGAAATTAATGCTTTCTTTAAAATGTCAATCTCTTGACTCCAGGCATTTATTTGATTTTGCTCTACTGTAAGTTCGCTTTTTTGTACAAGTTCCCCCAAAACATGTTCCTTTGTTGTTTGAAGAAATGACGGAATGATATCAGAATAAGCAGCCCGGTTCATAAGTTACGTATCGACAACGAATTCTTGTTTGCTTTTAATTATTTTCGTAAAACAAGATAGTTTTATTCTTTCCCCTTTTCAACCCCTTTTTTGCGATTTTTGGGGCTTTTGCCTTCGGCGGAAAAGTTTCGAGCTTCAATTTTTTTTCGAGCTTCGGATTTCGCGTTTCGGATTTCGTGCTTCGGATTTCGCGTTTTGGTTTTCGAGTTTCGGATTTCGGATTTCGTGCTTCAGGTTTTGCCGGCTGCTGGAATCCGCCCGCCCTTTCTTCCTTGTTTCTTCTCCCTTCTTCCTATGCCTTTTCGTCCCTGCCCTTGCAGACCGCGGGCCCTTCTGCTATAATTTTAGGCCTTTAATACGGTTCGAACCAAACGGCACAAAAATAAGGAACTCCAATGGACATTGCCCAGCAGATGCAAATCCTCAAACGCGGAACCGTCGAGGTCTTCCGCGAAGAAGAACTGGCCCAGCGTCTGGCCGAAGCCGCCAAAACCGGCCGGCCCCTGCGGGCCAAACTCGGCATGGACCCCACCGCCCCGGATATTCATTTGGGCCACACCGTCGTGCTCCGCAAGCTCCGTCAGTTTCAGGACTTGGGCCACAAGGCGGTCCTGATTATCGGCGACTATACCGCCCGCATCGGCGACCCGACCGGCCAGAACACCACCCGCCCGATGCTCAGCCCGGAAAAAATCCAGGAAAATGCCCGAACCTATTTCGAGCAGGCCGGCAAAATCCTCGATATGTCCCCCGACAAGGTCGAGGTGCGGTTCAACAGCGAATGGCTGGCCGACCTGCGCCTGGCCGACATCATCAAACTGACCGCCTCGATGACCGTCGCCCGGATGCTCGAACGCGACACCTTCGAAATCCGCTACAAAAAAGGCGACCCCATCGGCATCCACGAATTCCTCTATCCGCTGATGCAGGGCTATGACTCCGTGGCCATTCGAAGCGATGTGGAGCTGGGCGGCACCGACCAGACCTTTAACAATCTGGTCGGCAGAGACCTCCAGCGGCTGGCGGGCCAGCCCGCCCAGATTGTCATCACCATGCCCATCCTCATCGGGCTGGACGGCAAAGAAAAAATGAGCAAATCCAAGGGCAACTACATCGGCGTCACCGACAAGCCCTCCGACATGTTCGGCAAGACGATGAGCATTCCCGACCATCTGATGGAAAACTACTTTACGCTTCTGACGGACCTGCCCGCCGAACGCATCCGGGAGCTGACCG of Anaerohalosphaeraceae bacterium contains these proteins:
- a CDS encoding DNA/RNA helicase domain-containing protein; this translates as MGELVQKSELTVEQNQINAWSQEIDILKKALISFDGWIFLEYSIPRMGRRVDAILLIGSVIFVIEFKVGERNFHKQAIDQVWDYALDLKNFHEPSHDAYIAPILVPTLATKMPEIRLSIPANDKLFAPICCTVQNLNEILSLIYDTIREKPIEYTRWIEGRYSPTPTIIEAAMALYNGHSVKDISRTDAGAINLKQTSDVISSIICETQKRSRKAICFVTGVPGAGKTLVGLNIATKHIDKENALHSVYLSGNGPLVAILREALARDKLQRMQAIGQRGRKSQILSEVKTFIQNVHHFRDECLRDMNHPPLEHVVLFDEAQRAWNQIQTSRFMRQKKKIPLFNESEPEYLISCMDRHPDWAVIVCLVGGGQEIHTGEAGIGEWIDALIKRFRNWTIYLSPMLTDSEYGAGEVPFPLNKF
- the tyrS gene encoding tyrosine--tRNA ligase produces the protein MDIAQQMQILKRGTVEVFREEELAQRLAEAAKTGRPLRAKLGMDPTAPDIHLGHTVVLRKLRQFQDLGHKAVLIIGDYTARIGDPTGQNTTRPMLSPEKIQENARTYFEQAGKILDMSPDKVEVRFNSEWLADLRLADIIKLTASMTVARMLERDTFEIRYKKGDPIGIHEFLYPLMQGYDSVAIRSDVELGGTDQTFNNLVGRDLQRLAGQPAQIVITMPILIGLDGKEKMSKSKGNYIGVTDKPSDMFGKTMSIPDHLMENYFTLLTDLPAERIRELTDPAKTHPKEAKVLLGKLIVQQFYGEQAAQQAAEEFEKVFAQSQLPDEMPEVAVSAAPIAAAKLLLQCGLAATGGEAKRAVLQGGVRINHEKITDPNQEITPHSGMVVQVGKRKFARLKV